A window of Kyrpidia spormannii genomic DNA:
GCAAACGGGAGATTTCCCAATTGTCCTTCATCGACTTTGTCTCGGCCATCACCATGGGCGACATTGCCGCCAACCTGTCCTATAATTTGGAAGGAGAAATGGGGAAGGGATTCTCCAGCCTGATGGTCTGGGTGTTTCTCCCGTTTCTCCTGTCGTATATGGCGTTGCATTTTAAATGGGTGAGGCGCTTTCTGAATGGCAATCCGGTGGTGGTGATCCGCCAGGGGAAGGTGATGGAGGATAACCTGCGAAAGGTGAGGTATTCCATTGATGATTTGATGCAACAACTGCGCCAGCGCAACGTGTTTCACGTGGCCGACGTGGAGTTTGCGGTGCTCGAGGCAAGCGGACAGCTGACTGTGCTAAAAAAGGCGGACTTGGAACAGCCGACCCGCCGGGATTTGTCGGTTCCGGCCGAGTTGCGCAATGAACCTCACGTGGTGATCGAGGACGGCCACATCAATCACGAGGCCCTCACCAAGGCAAATTTGGATCCCGGGTGGCTCTTGGCGGAGCTGGAGCGAAAGGGGGTCCTCTTATCCAATGTGTTCCTCGGGCAGGTGGATTCCCAAGGGAATCTGTATGTCGATCTCTATGACGATAACCTGCCAGTTCCGGCGTCAACCCATCGCCAGGCAACGTTCGCGCTACTGAAACAGGCTCAGGCGAATCTTGAGATGTTCGCCCTTCAGAGCGAAAAAATGGCTTCTAAAGGGCAATATGAGCAGTTGGCTAAAGATCTGGACCACGTGGTTCGGGGAATTGAGCCGTTTTTGCGGGGAGGCGGGGTAGGGTGAGGCCAAAAGACGCGAAGACCACTCCGACCCAGCGGGCCTATGCGGAACGTGTGATGAAGATTCGGAAACCCGTCCCGCTGGTGAAAAACTGCATCCGCGCATTTTTCGTCGGCGGGGTTCTTTGCCTGCTCGGGCAGCTGATTCAGACGGGATGGATGCGGTGGTTTGGCGTGGACAAAGAGATGGCGGCGGGTCCCACGGTGGCCACGTTGATCGCTCTCTCAATCTTGGCCACGGGGTTGGGTGTCTATGACCGCTTCGCCCAGTGGGCCGGTGCGGGGTCGGCGGTTCCGGTGACGGGGTTTGCCAATTCAATGGCCAGCGCGGCGATTGAACACCGGTCCGAAGGCTTGGTCCTGGGGACGGCGGCGCAGATGTTTAAATTGGCCGGGCCAATTCTCGCCTTCGGGGTGACTGCAGCTTTTTTCGTTGCCTTGGTCAAAGCACTGTGGGTCGCCGGTTCGTGAGAACCGGGAGGAGGTGGCGGAATGGGACGGGTAGGCCATCAAACCTATGTCTTCGAACGGCAGATAGGCATTCGTACCACCGGGGTGGTGGTGGGACAAAAAGAGGCGGAGGGGCCTTTAGCGAAGTATTTTGACCGGCTCCACGACGATATGCGCATGGGGCAGAAGACTTGGGAAAAAGCGGAACGGACGCTGCTCAAGGAAGCGATGGATCTGGCCATGCGCAAAGCGCAGTTGGAGAAAGAAGACATTCCTCTGTACATCGGCGGGGACCTGATGGATCAGATCACCACCACGAATTTTGCGGCGAGTTCCCTCGGCTCGATGTATTTGGGCATTTACAGCGCCTGTGGCACGACGGTGGAAGGGTTGGCCCTGTCGGCGATGATGATGGAGAGCGGCGCGGTGGACCGGGTGATGACCGGAGCAGTGAGTCACACATATGCGGCGGAAAAATTGTATCGATTTCCCAATGAGTATGGGGTTCAAAAACCTCCCTACGCCCAGCGGACCGTCACCGGAGCGGGTGTGGCCTTGTTAGAACCCGGGACGGGCCCCCGGGTGGAGGCGGCCACCTTCGGCAGGGTGGTGGATTCGGGACTGAAGGATCCTTTCGACATGGGCAGCGCCGAGGCCCCGGCAGCGGTGGCGACCATTGTGGCTCATTTGCAGGATCTCGGTCGGAGTCTCGACGATTACGGTCTCATTCTCACCGGGGATCTAGCCCGGGTTGGGCTCACCTTTGCCAAGCAGCTTCTGGAAGGCCAAGGGGTTACGCCAACCGAACGGGTTGAAGATTGCGGGGTGATGATCTACCGGGAAGACCAGGGGGCATTCGCCGGGGGCAGTGGAGCCGGGTGCTCGGCTGTGGTGATGTACGGGTGGGCGGTCAATCAGATGCGTCAGGGTCGCTATCGGAGGGTGCTCTTATGCGGGACCGGTGCGCTTCATTCTCCGACCAGCGTTAAACAAGGGGACAGCATTCCGGGGATCTGTCACGCGGTGAGTTTAGTCATGGATGGAGATAGGTGATTTATTACAGGGAACCCAAAAATTGGACAAAGATCCGCCAACTTCATATGGATATCCGGGGATGTCGCGGGTATACTGGGACACGACCTTTGAAAAAACGACCGGCCGAGTCGCCACAGTTCCGGAATTCCGGGCGTGGCGTACGGGGGAACCAAATGTGTGGGGTGAAATGACCCGGTGGTCATCGGGCGACCTTTCGACCGAACCCGGCAGCTAACCCCGGAGGCCGCCGAAAGGAGAGAGGCAAGTGAGCCCTTCCGTATGGTTGGTGCTGGCGGCATCGTTGTCGTTCGGCATGCAGTCGGTGGGAACAGGGGCGTTCGGTCCCTCCCTGTATCACGCTTTCTCGGTCAAATCTGATGGCGGTGACGGTGTCTCCGGATTGGCGAGTCGCTCCCTTTCGCCGACCGAGGCCGGGGCAACCGTGACCGTGCATCGCGGAGATGAGGGATCCAAGGCACAGCCGGCCCCGGCGCCGGGTGAATCGGCTGCTCCCGCTCCGCAAAACACTACCCAGGGCAACGGGCGGCCTGCGGAGGTCTCCGCACCGCCCGCCAAGGCTCTCGAGCCGGCTCCCGTGAAGAAGGAAGTCCGGCAGACGGCACCAAAACCTGCGGCGACGGCGGTGAAGCCAGTCGTGAAACCCGTGAACCGACAGCCGGTTCAGCGGCAGGCTCAAGCGCCTTCCCAGGTGGCGGTCAGGACCATGACCGCCACGGTGTATGGGCCGGGGAACTCCGGCCCATATGGGGATGTGGATGCCTTTGGCCAGCCTCTGCGGGTAGGCGTTGTGGCCGTGGATCCGAGGGTGATTCCACTGGGATCCCGGGTGCTGATCAAAGGTTTTCACGCTCCGGGGATCTCGCCGGACGGTTTTTACGCCGTGGCCTCGGACATGGGAGGGGCCATCAAGGGCAATCGCATCGACGTGTTCTTGCCGCTGGATCAGCAACAACTGCTCGACATCGGGATGCAACAGGTGACTGTGCAAGTCTTGGGGAAGTAAAAGGAGCGGGGCCGTTTTCAGGGAGTTCCTGAATCGGCCCCTGTTTTTTGAAGGCGGAGCAACTTTGACGGGTGGCGGCGGATATGCAAGGATTGTCGGAATGACAGAGATTTTGTCGAAGGATGGACAAAAAGTGTTCCCAGTTTAAACCTATGCAAAAACCGCGGTTTTCTCATATAATCATATTTATAGGGAGCTAGAGAGATGTGAGAGGTGGTGGCCATGCGGTCCTACGATGAAGCGGTGGGTCTGTTGAAAGGGCGCGGTGTTCGCATCACCCCGCAACGGACGGCCATCCTCCAATACCTGTTGTCTCATCGAACGCATCCTACGGCAGATGAGATTTATCGGGCCATTCAACCGTCCTATCCCAATGTGAGCGTGGCGACGGTGTATAACAATCTGCGGGCGTTTCAGGAGGCGGGCTTGGTTCGGGAACTGACGGCCGGAGATCACGCAAGCCGCTTTGATGTCAATATGGTCCCGCACCATCATGCGGTGTGTGACCGTTGCGGCAAGATCGTCGATTTTTATCACCCGCAATTGGACGGGCTGGCCGAGGCGATGGAAGAGGAACTGGGCTTCGCGGTGACGGAACAGCGGATCGAGGTTCACGGTCTCTGCCGGGAATGCCGTCAGCGGCCTTCTTGAGGATGGCGGTAAGTAGAATAGGAATTTCGGCCGCACATGCCGATCGCGATGGAGGCGAAAGATGTTGCAGGGACGAAGGGTAGCCGGCATCGTTTTTGTCCTTGGGGTATTATTCCTGGTCGTCTTACAGTTCGTGATGGATCCGGTTCGACAAGCCAAAGATCCCGTAGCAGTGGCGAATAATTTTATCGGCTACGTAGAGCTTCAGCAGTTTGACAAAGCAAGTCAGTTTTTGAGCAGCAGTTTCCGCAACAGCGGCCAGGCGGACCACGTCCTGCGACAGTTGTGGCAGAACCTCGATCAGAACGCAGTGAATGTGAAGCTGGTCTCCAATACCGGTTCCGAGGCGAGGGTGCAGTTTTACAATGATCCTAACGCTGTGCTCGTTTTGACCAAAGAAGGGGATCGGTGGGTCGTCAGTAACTGACGAAAACGGCATTCGAAGGAACGGAGAGCCGTAGTCCAGGGCGAAGGAGAGCCTTGGCTACGGCCCTGCCCGGGGAGGCGGTTTGCCATCGCGGCGGTCTGGATCAGCGTCTTGTGTGCTGCGGAATGTTCGTCTGTTAAAATAAATTGGGGGGGTTGACACGGCGGCGAGTTGGCTTATATAATCATCCTTGCGTCTAGATCCCGAGGACGAACGGGGATTTGGACACTGAACTCCGGACTCGGCAGTCAGGTGCCGAGGATTCAGAAGCGATGCCGAAGTGGCGGAATTGGCAGACGCACACGACTCAAAATCGTGCGGGGAAACCCATGTCGGTTCGAGTCCGACCTTCGGCACCACGTGGGGGTATAGCTCAGTTGGGAGAGCGCTAGAATCGCACTCTAGAGGCCAGCGGTTCGAATCCGCTTACCTCCACCAATGCCTCGGACGAGGCGCGTTCCTCGGTAGCTCAGTGGTAGAGCGTCCGGCTGTTAACCGGGTGGTCGCAGGTTCGAATCCTGCCCGGGGAGCCAAGGCCCCATGGTCAAGTGGTTAAGACACCGCCCTTTCACGGCGGTAACGGGGGTTCGAATCCCCCTGGGGTCACCAAAACGTCGCGGGGTGGAGCAGTCTGGCAGCTCGTCGGGCTCATAACCCGAAGGTCGCAGGTTCGAATCCTGTCCCCGCAACCACATTGGAGCTGTAGTGTAGAGGCCCAACACGCCTGCCTGTCACGCAGGAGATCGCGGGTTCGAATCCCGTCAGCTCCGCCAGAAAAAAACCGAGAGCTCGCCGTGAGGCGGGCTTTTTTCGTTTGAACTCCTTCAGGGTCAAGAGGGCGAGGGAAGGGTCAGACGGCTGTGCCACCACCTTTGCGGTTAGCTGCTTGACAGGGAGAATTGGCAAAGATAGAATGAGGCCAATCCGGGGGATCCGAAGGAGAGCGAAGGCGCGTCGCTCGCCCGGGGCGGAGTCGGAGAAGAGCCGAGCTGAGTGGAGTCGAGATGAGGAGGGTCACCCTTGGTTTTGATGATCGATAACTATGATTCTTTCACGTACAACCTCGTCCAGTATATTGAGATTCTGGGAATGCCAGTAAGTGTCCTTCGGAACGATGTGATCTCTGCCGAAGAGCTGGATCCTGACGCCTACAGTCACGTCGTGATTTCGCCAGGACCCGGAACGCCCCGGGATGCAGGGGTTTCGATGGCGGTGATCGAACGATTTGCCGGCCGGGTGCCGGTGCTCGGAGTGTGTCTTGGACACCAGGCCATTGCCGAGGTGTTCGGAGGGCGCGTGGTTCACGCCAGGCGGCCGATGCACGGAAAAACCTCGATGATTCTCCACGATGGTTCCTTTCTTTTCTCGCGTCTCCCCAATCCCTTTCGCGCCACTCGGTATCATTCACTGATTGTTGATGAAACCACCCTACCTTCGGAGCTTCGAGTGACAGCTCGTAGTGAGGAAGGCGAAATCATGGCCATCTGTCACCGGGACTTGCCCGTGTACGGGGTCCAGTTTCATCCCGAATCGATCCTGACCGATGGCGGGATGAAGATCCTGGCGGATTTTCTCGGTGTGGCCGACGCGGAACCGGTCCTTTTGTCGGCGGGGGGTGGTGTGCGGTGAGCGTGGTGGAGCGCTTGCAGGTCGTGGTATCCACCCGGCGCCACACGGTGCCCCGCCGGGCCGGTGCGGACGCTTTTGCACTCTTTCGGGTGATCGCGGGAGAGATCGGGGCCGAGCGAGCTTTTCTCCTGGACTCGGTGTCAGACCCCCGGGCTCAGCACCGGCTGGCTGTGGTGGCAGCGGACCCCGTGTTGGAGCTGAGGTTCAAAGGTGAGGGTATCGCAGTTTCTGGAGATGAGTCGGTGACCGCCACGGTGCGGGCGCGGCTGGACCAGGAGCGGTTGGTGAAAGACGGTCAGATGGTCGCGGGCCCGGCGGAGGTTTTGGCGGCGGTTTCGGATGTGTTTGCGCCAGCCGAGGATCTGCCTGCTTTTGCGGGCGGGTTTCTCGGATACGTGGCCTACGATGCGATTCGATATTTTGAGCGGCTACCCCACACCACGGTGGATGACCGGCGTCTGGATGACATCCGTCTACGGGTTTTCCGAACGGTCATTCATGTCACGGATGACCAGTTCGAGGTCTACGCCCATCGCTTTGGGGAGGAACGCGACGATCTCGATCGGGCTTTGAAGTGGATATCCGGGATTGAGGATCTGCCAGATCTGTCTGGGGATGTGGAGCCGGCGATTGAGGTGTACCACGACGTCACTGAAGAGGAATTTGTACACCGGGTAGAAAAGGCCAAAAAGTATATTGCCGATGGGGATATTTTTCAAATCGTACCCTCCATGCGCCTGCGGGTCAGGAGTAAGTCGGATCCCTTGGTGGTGTACGACCGGCTGCGCCGGGTGAATCCTTCACCTTTTATGTTTTACGGCGACTATGGGGACTTTCGCATCTTCGGAGCCAGCCCGGAGGTCCAGCTCCGGGTCCAGGGAGGCGTGGCCCAGATGCGCCCCATCGCGGGGACATCAAAGGGAAAGGGGATGACCGACGCGGAGAATCGCCGGCTGGTGGAAGATTTGCTCGGGGATGAGAAAGAACGGGCCGAGCACCTGATGTTGGTGGACCTCTGCCGAAATGACCTGGGGAGGGTGTGCCGGCCGGGGACCGTGGTCGTGGAACAACTGATGGTGGTGGAAGAATACTCCCACGTCTTTCACATCGTTTCTCATGTCAACGGCGAATTGCGGCCGGACGTCAAGCCCCTTCATGCGATTCTGGCCACGTTTCCGGCGGGCACCCTGAGCGGTACACCAAAGGTCAGAGCCATGGAGATTATCGACGAGTTGGAGTCTTTTGACCGAGGCCCCTACGGCGGGGCGGTGGGGTTTATCGATTGGAAAGGCAATGTGAATCTGGCCATTATGATCCGAAGCGTCGTACACATCGAGGACGTGTTTTATCTGCAAGCGGGGGCGGGTATCGTAGCGGATTCCGTGCCGGAGATGGAGTGGCGAGAGTGCGGGCACAAGCTGGCAGCCCTGCACCAGGCGCTGTTTCCAGCCTGATGGCATCGAGGTCGGTTCTTTCAGGAAACATCCCATGTCCTCCCGAGAAAATATGGTATGATAGTCCCATGGATGTGTGCGGGAGGGTCGGCTGGGGTGGCGAGACGATGGCAGTTTTGGGCGGCTCTGGCAGCGGGCCGGATTGTGTCCCGATTCCTGCGGGTCGCCGGCCGGAAGGCGACGACGCTGCCCGGCGTCGTCGCTATGCGGCTATGCCCGGGTTTCTTGGCGGCAGTCGGAGATCGGTTTGCCGGCAGAGTGGTGCTGATCACCGGGACGAACGGCAAGACGACGACGAGTAACCTGGTGGGGACATGGCTTAACGATAACGGATGGCAGGTGGTAAGCAATCGCCTGGGGGCGAACCTCGTCCAAGGAATTGC
This region includes:
- a CDS encoding DUF421 domain-containing protein, producing MDGAVSAFLRSIVIFFILLLFTKILGKREISQLSFIDFVSAITMGDIAANLSYNLEGEMGKGFSSLMVWVFLPFLLSYMALHFKWVRRFLNGNPVVVIRQGKVMEDNLRKVRYSIDDLMQQLRQRNVFHVADVEFAVLEASGQLTVLKKADLEQPTRRDLSVPAELRNEPHVVIEDGHINHEALTKANLDPGWLLAELERKGVLLSNVFLGQVDSQGNLYVDLYDDNLPVPASTHRQATFALLKQAQANLEMFALQSEKMASKGQYEQLAKDLDHVVRGIEPFLRGGGVG
- the spoVAC gene encoding stage V sporulation protein AC, encoding MRPKDAKTTPTQRAYAERVMKIRKPVPLVKNCIRAFFVGGVLCLLGQLIQTGWMRWFGVDKEMAAGPTVATLIALSILATGLGVYDRFAQWAGAGSAVPVTGFANSMASAAIEHRSEGLVLGTAAQMFKLAGPILAFGVTAAFFVALVKALWVAGS
- the spoVAD gene encoding stage V sporulation protein AD, which produces MGRVGHQTYVFERQIGIRTTGVVVGQKEAEGPLAKYFDRLHDDMRMGQKTWEKAERTLLKEAMDLAMRKAQLEKEDIPLYIGGDLMDQITTTNFAASSLGSMYLGIYSACGTTVEGLALSAMMMESGAVDRVMTGAVSHTYAAEKLYRFPNEYGVQKPPYAQRTVTGAGVALLEPGTGPRVEAATFGRVVDSGLKDPFDMGSAEAPAAVATIVAHLQDLGRSLDDYGLILTGDLARVGLTFAKQLLEGQGVTPTERVEDCGVMIYREDQGAFAGGSGAGCSAVVMYGWAVNQMRQGRYRRVLLCGTGALHSPTSVKQGDSIPGICHAVSLVMDGDR
- a CDS encoding 3D domain-containing protein, translated to MSPSVWLVLAASLSFGMQSVGTGAFGPSLYHAFSVKSDGGDGVSGLASRSLSPTEAGATVTVHRGDEGSKAQPAPAPGESAAPAPQNTTQGNGRPAEVSAPPAKALEPAPVKKEVRQTAPKPAATAVKPVVKPVNRQPVQRQAQAPSQVAVRTMTATVYGPGNSGPYGDVDAFGQPLRVGVVAVDPRVIPLGSRVLIKGFHAPGISPDGFYAVASDMGGAIKGNRIDVFLPLDQQQLLDIGMQQVTVQVLGK
- a CDS encoding Fur family transcriptional regulator; amino-acid sequence: MRSYDEAVGLLKGRGVRITPQRTAILQYLLSHRTHPTADEIYRAIQPSYPNVSVATVYNNLRAFQEAGLVRELTAGDHASRFDVNMVPHHHAVCDRCGKIVDFYHPQLDGLAEAMEEELGFAVTEQRIEVHGLCRECRQRPS
- a CDS encoding anthranilate synthase component II; its protein translation is MVLMIDNYDSFTYNLVQYIEILGMPVSVLRNDVISAEELDPDAYSHVVISPGPGTPRDAGVSMAVIERFAGRVPVLGVCLGHQAIAEVFGGRVVHARRPMHGKTSMILHDGSFLFSRLPNPFRATRYHSLIVDETTLPSELRVTARSEEGEIMAICHRDLPVYGVQFHPESILTDGGMKILADFLGVADAEPVLLSAGGGVR
- a CDS encoding anthranilate synthase component I family protein, coding for MSVVERLQVVVSTRRHTVPRRAGADAFALFRVIAGEIGAERAFLLDSVSDPRAQHRLAVVAADPVLELRFKGEGIAVSGDESVTATVRARLDQERLVKDGQMVAGPAEVLAAVSDVFAPAEDLPAFAGGFLGYVAYDAIRYFERLPHTTVDDRRLDDIRLRVFRTVIHVTDDQFEVYAHRFGEERDDLDRALKWISGIEDLPDLSGDVEPAIEVYHDVTEEEFVHRVEKAKKYIADGDIFQIVPSMRLRVRSKSDPLVVYDRLRRVNPSPFMFYGDYGDFRIFGASPEVQLRVQGGVAQMRPIAGTSKGKGMTDAENRRLVEDLLGDEKERAEHLMLVDLCRNDLGRVCRPGTVVVEQLMVVEEYSHVFHIVSHVNGELRPDVKPLHAILATFPAGTLSGTPKVRAMEIIDELESFDRGPYGGAVGFIDWKGNVNLAIMIRSVVHIEDVFYLQAGAGIVADSVPEMEWRECGHKLAALHQALFPA